Within Selenomonadales bacterium, the genomic segment TATCGCCAACCGGACGATTCTGCAGTCGGCTGTCGAGCGGTACAACATTGACAACGGTAATTGGCCGGTAACAGGGCGGGCTCTGCCAACGGGAGCCACTGTAGTGCCATTGGTCGGCCCAGATTTAGCCAATTATCTACAAGGGGGTGTGTTGCCTCCCGTGAACGTTGCAAGTATGGGTGATCCTGATGGGACGGGCCCGTTGACAGGAGATACACTCACTACTCACCGTTGGGGCATTAACGCTGCTGGTGTGGTCATAATTGTGAACGCCGCCGGTGATGCAGTCGTGTGGCATCCTTAACTGCTACGAAGACCCCGACCCTGCCATGGGGCAGGGCTTTCTTTATTATGGAGCCACCTGCCTGCGGGGATGCCGTGCGTCTTACGCAGGTCTTTGTTTTGGGTCGATTCTTGGTTAGGAGGAAATGCAGGAACCTTGTCAAGCGGTGTCGAAGATTGACGATAGCGTGAAAACGCATTGCCAGGGCGGGAGTTGAGTTTGTGCCTTTTGTGTTTGCCGCAGTAGGGTCGTTTCTTAATGTGGTTATCTACCGCTTGCCGCGCGGCCAAAGCGTGGTTACGCCGCGCTCGCAGTGCCCAAACTGCGGGCATATGCTGAATTGGGTCGATTTAGTGCCCATACTTTCGTATCTGATGCTTAGAGCGCGTTGCCGCTACTGCAGGGCTAGGATTCCGCTCCGCTACGCAGCTATCGAGGCACTAAGCATGGTTAGTTTAAGTCTGGTCTGGTACAATACGGGCAATATCCTGCGCTGGCCTTATGTGGTGTTGGCGGCGCTCTTGATTGCCATCACCTTTATTGACTACGACCACTACTATATACCAGATAAGCTGCTGCTTGTCGGTGGGGGTGCGTGGGTTGGCTTACGCGCATTCCTCCCGTTTATTGACCCCCCGCGCGCATTGCTTGGGCTTGCCCTCGGCTTCGCCGTGATGTTGGTGATTTACTTGTTGGCGCGCGGCGGCATGGGCTTTGGCGATGTTAAGCTGACTGCGTTGCTCGGGTTGTACCTTGGCCCGGCACCTGTCATGCTTACGCTTCTTCTGTCATTTGTTGTCGGAGCGACAGCAGGGATTTTGCTTATGATATTGAAATTAAAGGGCAGAAAGGATATGCTCCCTTTCGGCCCCTTTCTTGCTTTAGGTGCCTTTTTCACAATGTTGTGTGGCCCTGCCATTATTTTGTGGTATACTCAAGTGATAGGGTTGTAGTGAGGGTCGCTTGTCCCTTGTCGCTTGTCGCTTGTGGGTGCCGCTAGTGAGCTGTGAGCTTTGAGCGGTGAGCGAAGAGGGGTGGACAGGTGAAAGGTGGAAAGGTCAAAGGGAAACCGGGCACCATCGCGACACCGCTCCACTAAGCACTAGGCACTGGGCACTAGGCACGCGCGCCACTCTTGCCTCTTGCTTCTCATATCTTGCCTCTTGCTTCTCATATCTTGCCTCTTGTAGAAAGGAGCCTTACCATGTCGGCATGCACGCGCTTGCGCCGCAGGAATGGTTTTACGCTGGTGGAAGTGCTGGTATCCGTGGCGATGCTTGGTATACTCGTATTGCCGCTTATGGGCATCTTTACGCAGAGCCTGCGCTCGGTGCACGCTGGCAGGGCACAGGTGACGGCGGCCTTTCACGCGCAACGGCTGATGGACGACTTTGTTTTGGCCGATGCCGCAGGACGCGTGCCGCTTGGCCGCACTGCCATTGACGGTACCTTTTCGTTTGAGCGCGCCGTGCGCACGCACCCGGGAACGGGACTAACCGAAGTAGTGATTACAGTGTTTTGGCAACAGGGAGCGATAGCGAGAACGCTGAGGGTGGTGAGCCTAGTTGCGCCGCGCTGAAGCAGGCTTGACCTTAATTGAGATGTTAGTGGCGGTCGGCACGATGGGGCTTGTGGCTGTAATTGTGGCCTCGCTCTTTGCCCAAGGGATGCACACCTACAGCGCCGGACAGGCCGCGGGCTTAGTAATTGCCGATGTGCGTTTTGCCGTCGAGCAAATCGCCACGCGCTTGAGAGAGGCTCGGCCCGATCATGTTGTGGTCGCCGACGCCGGACGTCAGATAACTTTTCAGGTGTGGGACAGAACGCTTCTTCCCCCCGGTTGGCGCACGCTGACCTATCGCTTGTCCGGGAACGATATTCGACTCAACGACCAACCTATGGCGTCTTACGTGCAGAGCTTGCAGTTTATGCTTACGGACGGAGGCCGCGCCGTAACTATCACCGTTACTACAGTAAGCTCCGTCTCCGGCGCTCGCCCCGGCACGGGTCTGCCGTTTACGTTTACGACGCGGGCGGTGCTCAGGAACTGAGGGCTGTCAGCTGTCAGCAATCAGCGAGCAGCTATCAGCTATGAGCGCTGAGCTTGAAGGCTTTAGGCGTTAGGCTCTAGGCGTTAGAAGTGCGGTGGAGCTGAGCTATCGTCCCCCTCCACTAAGTGCGAAGTGCAAAGTGCGAAGTGCGTCCACTGTTCCCCTCTGCCAGGAGCTAGGAGCCAGGAGCTAGCAGCCTCCCACCCCCCGCCCCCACCATCTCGCGAAAGGAGGCCCCCCATGCATTCGCAGCGCGGTAGCATACTCGTATTCGTCACTTTGACGGTCGCCATTCTCATGATTGTCGGCGCTACTTTTGCGACGGCTACAACCGCGGAGTACCGTTCTGCCATGCACCACACGCAGGGGACGCAGGCCTTTTATATTGCCGAGGCGGGGTTGAACTGGGCGCGTCAT encodes:
- a CDS encoding prepilin-type N-terminal cleavage/methylation domain-containing protein, translated to MRRAEAGLTLIEMLVAVGTMGLVAVIVASLFAQGMHTYSAGQAAGLVIADVRFAVEQIATRLREARPDHVVVADAGRQITFQVWDRTLLPPGWRTLTYRLSGNDIRLNDQPMASYVQSLQFMLTDGGRAVTITVTTVSSVSGARPGTGLPFTFTTRAVLRN
- a CDS encoding prepilin peptidase, which encodes MPFVFAAVGSFLNVVIYRLPRGQSVVTPRSQCPNCGHMLNWVDLVPILSYLMLRARCRYCRARIPLRYAAIEALSMVSLSLVWYNTGNILRWPYVVLAALLIAITFIDYDHYYIPDKLLLVGGGAWVGLRAFLPFIDPPRALLGLALGFAVMLVIYLLARGGMGFGDVKLTALLGLYLGPAPVMLTLLLSFVVGATAGILLMILKLKGRKDMLPFGPFLALGAFFTMLCGPAIILWYTQVIGL
- a CDS encoding prepilin-type N-terminal cleavage/methylation domain-containing protein; the encoded protein is MSACTRLRRRNGFTLVEVLVSVAMLGILVLPLMGIFTQSLRSVHAGRAQVTAAFHAQRLMDDFVLADAAGRVPLGRTAIDGTFSFERAVRTHPGTGLTEVVITVFWQQGAIARTLRVVSLVAPR